In one Nicotiana tomentosiformis chromosome 6, ASM39032v3, whole genome shotgun sequence genomic region, the following are encoded:
- the LOC138894732 gene encoding zinc finger BED domain-containing protein RICESLEEPER 2-like has protein sequence MIFITSALDPRNKFEYVSLELEELFGEEKGKKINDEVYAYMNSLFEEYLKKYSTGSCPQSPSSSTSSNNTSNTSSGSILTASLIKTKLHLKKQKEDNESGGAKSELDKYISEEQEPFSEEFDILSWWKTHAPRFPILSELARDVLAIPISSVASECAFSTGGRILDSFRSSLTPKCVQALVCVQYWLREEKNPISVEEDWEYLEELEFGSSAIMTRAPNVHPKRDDTYCLRKHIRRCLERLPEIRI, from the exons ATGATTTTTATTACTTCCGCCTTGGATCCACGTAACAAATTTGAATATGTTAGCCTTGAACTTGAAGAACTTTTTGGGGAggaaaaagggaagaaaataaatgatgaggtGTATGCTTATATGAATTCTTTGTTTGAAGAGTATCTAAAAAAGTATTCAACTGGATCTTGTCCTCAATCTCCATCTAGTTCTACTTCATCTAATAACACATCTAATACATCTAGTGGGAGTATTTTAACTGCATCATTAATAAAGACGAAGCTTCACTTGAAGAAACAAAAGGAAGACAATGAAAGTGGGGGTGCTAAATCGGAGTTGGATAAATACATTAGTGAAGAACAAGAGCCTTTTAGTGAAGAATTTGATATTTTAAGTTGGTGGAAAACACATGCTCCTAGATTTCCTAttctttcagagttggctcgtgaTGTGTTGGCCATTCCAATTTCTAGTGTGGCGTCAGAATGTGCGTTTAGCACCGGTGGCCgtattcttgattcatttaggagttcattgactCCTAAATGTGTGCAAGCTCTTGTTTGTGTTCAATATTGGCTTAGAGAAGAAAAGAATCCTATTAGTGTTGAAGAAGACTGGGAGTATCTTGAGGAACTCGAGTTTG gTTCAAGTGCAATCATGACCCGTGCTCCTAATGTTCATCCAAAGAGGGATGACACATATTGTTTAAGAAAGCATATTAGGCGTTGTCTTGAGCGTCTTCCCGAAATCCGTATTTAA
- the LOC104111732 gene encoding RING-H2 finger protein ATL60-like, with protein sequence MEDASHTPGKIDESGMFELTGKIMVVAIVLILLVIVFVFLFHLYSKWFWNRRRQVDGGNPNASTRRRRGFNFSSASHHQEVNNVTSALRRGLDPTLLKTIPVVLFNPKEFKDGLECAVCLCDVSEGEKARLLPKCNHGFHVDCIDMWFQSHSTCPLCRNPVSNISSDDQNPTSAVEEENSVSIEVANFPTNILFWGNETQVSSLEDSLQGPNSSSSHAPCPPPPPPPSSLSSSFASTSDRRCVALVIDIPNQTNEAEDEQKSPIMSTRLRSLKRLLSRDRRVNPSSPGIVDVEQGGRGQS encoded by the coding sequence ATGGAAGATGCTTCACACACCCCTGGTAAAATAGACGAGTCAGGTATGTTTGAGCTCACTGGAAAGATAATGGTGGTAGCTATTGTACTTATCTTACTTGTGATAGTCTTCGTTTTCTTATTCCACCTTTACTCAAAATGGTTCTGGAACCGCCGCCGTCAAGTAGACGGTGGCAACCCTAACGCCAGCACACGGCGGCGGCGCGGCTTCAACTTTTCTTCGGCCAGTCATCATCAAGAAGTGAATAATGTTACATCCGCTCTCCGCCGGGGCCTGGACCCCACACTCCTAAAAACTATTCCCGTAGTTTTATTCAATCCTAAAGAATTCAAAGATGGATTAGAATGTGCTGTTTGTCTTTGTGATGTATCTGAAGGTGAAAAGGCAAGACTTTTACCTAAATGTAATCATGGATTTCATGTGGATTGTATTGATATGTGGTTTCAATCTCATTCCACTTGCCCTCTTTGTAGAAATCCTGTTTCCAATATATCTTCTGATGATCAGAATCCCACCTCTGCTGTGGAAGAAGAGAATTCAGTTTCTATAGAGGTGGCAAATTTCCCAACTAATATCTTGTTTTGGGGAAATGAGACTCAAGTGAGCAGTTTGGAGGACTCTTTACAAGGTCctaattcttcttcttctcacgCGCCTTGtcctccaccaccaccaccaccatcatcattGTCGTCGTCATTTGCCTCTACGAGTGATAGGCGTTGTGTAGCATTGGTAATTGATATTCCTAACCAGACAAATGAAGCAGAAGATGAACAGAAATCTCCAATAATGTCCACAAGATTGAGGTCTTTGAAAAGGCTCTTGAGTAGGGATAGAAGGGTTAATCCTTCTAGTCCCGGAATTGTGGATGTAGAACAAGGAGGCAGAGGCCAGAGCTAG
- the LOC104111733 gene encoding ubiquitin-conjugating enzyme E2 34-like, protein MAEKACVKRLQKEYRALCKEPVSHVVARPSPNDILEWHYVLEGSEGTPFAGGYYYGKIKFPPEYPFKPPGISMVTPNGRFMTQKKICLSMSDFHPESWNPMWSVSSILTGLLSFMMDNSPTTGSVTTTVAEKQKLAKASLAFNCKNPTFRKLFPEYVEKYEEQQLLVHPVQEQVSTMPTQAENSTPLLDGLNKVEPHKDMKNQQRKSCPTWLLLLLVSIFGVVMALPLLQL, encoded by the exons ATGGCAGAAAAGGCATGTGTAAAGCGGCTCCAGAAGGAATATAGAGCACTTTGTAAA GAACCTGTCTCCCATGTTGTGGCCCGCCCTTCTCCAAATGATATTCTTGAGTGGC ATTACGTGTTGGAGGGGAGTGAAGGAACACCCTTTGCAG GTGGATATTATTATGGGAAGATTAAGTTTCCTCCAGAATATCCATTTAAACCTCCAGGAATCAG CATGGTTACTCCAAATGGAAGATTTATGACGCAAAAGAAAATCTGTTTATCTATGAGTGACT TTCACCCAGAGAGTTGGAACCCTATGTGGTCTGTGTCAAG CATACTCACGGGACTGCTCTCATTTATG ATGGACAACAGTCCTACCACAGGCAGTGTAACAACAACAGTTGCTGAGAAACAGAAGCTTGCTAAGGCTTCACTTGCTTTCAATTGTAAAAA CCCAACCTTTAGAAAATTGTTTCCAGAATATGTGGAGAAGTATGAAGAGCAGCAGCTCCTGGTGCATCCTGTTCAGGAGCAGGTGTCAACCATGCCAACACAAGCAGAAAATTCTACACCCTTGTTGGATGGTCTGAATAAAGTAGAACCCCATAAAGACATGAAAAACCAACAGAGGAAATCTTGCCCAACTTGGTTATTGCTATTGCTAGTATCAATTTTTGGCGTTGTAATGGCTCTGCCTCTACTTCAGCTTTGA